The Thermoplasmata archaeon genomic interval CGACGTTGTACATCATCAGGGTCACGTACACGAGGGCTCCACCCGCCAGGCTGAGGAACAGGACGTAGGTGAAGGCCGAGCTCCAGACGCTCCCCAGGATCGTTCCGAGCAACGTGGGGCCGCCGCCGATCAGGCCCGCGGTGATCAGGAACCGGGCGCTCGGCCGCTTCGCGAGCCCCGTCAGGGGACCCGCGATCCCGAAGCCCTCGGTCGAGTTGTGCGCCCCGAACCCGATGATGAGGAGGACCGCGAGGCCAACGGAACCCGACGCATAGGATTGGCCGATCGCGACCCCTTCGCTGAAGTTGTGCGCGCCGATGCCGATCGCGATCATCGTCGCGAGGCGGTACGCGTCCACCTGGGGAGAGCGTTCCCCGGCGCGCGGACTCGCGAGGTACCTCGTTTCGTAGAAGACCAGCCCGAGGAGTCCGACCGCGAGGCCACCGAACAGCGCGACGAGGGCCAGCATGGCGTCTCCCAGGGGCGCAGTGCCCGTGTACGCGCCGAGGGTCGCGCCTTCCACGGACGCGAGGGCGTGGGCGAAGACGTCGACGATGAGGAAGACGAGGATGCCCATGGCCACCGCGTTCAGGAACCCCTTCACGTTCGCACTCACGTGCTGCAGGGCCGCCAATGGCAGGCCGAGGAAGATCGTGAACCCCGCGATCGCCCCCAGCAGCAGGAGTTGCAGGTATGCGAGCATGGTGCGCCGGGCCGCTGGTATAACGGTGTTATTCTTATAGCCTCGCTTGGCCCACTCGGTGCGAGTCCCTCGTCGCCGCGAAGGCGGCGGACCCGGCGACCAACACGGCCCTCCGGCACAAGCTATATGCGATCCGCAGGCCTGCGCGGACTGCCGACTCCCAGGGAAGCCGGCAGGTCGCCCGCATGGCCGAGACATTCATCGGCGGATTCGCAGGGGGCTTCCTGGAGAAGGGATTCCACATCGGGTACGGACTGTACTTCACCACGGAGAGGGTGATCGGGATCGACCTG includes:
- a CDS encoding ZIP family metal transporter, with the protein product MLAYLQLLLLGAIAGFTIFLGLPLAALQHVSANVKGFLNAVAMGILVFLIVDVFAHALASVEGATLGAYTGTAPLGDAMLALVALFGGLAVGLLGLVFYETRYLASPRAGERSPQVDAYRLATMIAIGIGAHNFSEGVAIGQSYASGSVGLAVLLIIGFGAHNSTEGFGIAGPLTGLAKRPSARFLITAGLIGGGPTLLGTILGSVWSSAFTYVLFLSLAGGALVYVTLMMYNVGRRQAVNTILMVGIFVGLVAGFASDLLVTLGGA